In Zea mays cultivar B73 chromosome 7, Zm-B73-REFERENCE-NAM-5.0, whole genome shotgun sequence, the following proteins share a genomic window:
- the LOC103633278 gene encoding uncharacterized protein — protein MGTGKALPGERGQGSGVAGGPEGRRVPGMAELPSSFAEQIFTTLYVSSVGVHTALFCHSALASLPAPAVPAAEQSCRAPSPANPTTTQQQIHHRRARRAPRRGTLDPTQQEAANQSPSPPAPTPPAAASGVRYRTPSSPDLLLPADAAKMRRYSALPNGGRQETLADRAHRYRGIVLVILAPLALVSLVLLLMPRSPAGTMGSARDRQRDRALRPGTHSPAR, from the exons ATGGGAACTGGGAAGGCACTGCCTGGGGAGAGGGGGCAGGGCAGTGGGGTTGCCGGCGGGCCGGAGGGACGGCGGGTGCCTGGCATGGCTGAGCTGCCATCTAGTTTTGCTGAGCAAATCTTTACTACTCTATATGTTAGCAGTGTAGGCGTGCACACTGCCTTGTTCTGCCATAGCGCGCTCGCCTCCCTCCCCGCGCCCGCAGTCCCCGCTGCCGAGCAGTCCTgccgcgccccctcccctgcAAACCCCACCACGACGCAGCAACAGATCCACCATCGACGTGCGCGCCGCGCGCCCCGACGCGGAACGCTGGATCCCACGCAACAGGAGGCGGCCAACCAGTCGCCATCGCCCCCGGCCCCCACCCCGCCTGCTGCAGCAAGCGGCGTCCGCTACCGCACGCCCTCGTCCCCGGACCTCCTCCTCCCTGCCGACGCCGCCAAGATGCGCCGCTACTCCGCGCTGCCCAACGGCGGCCGCCAGGAGACGCTGGCCGACCGCGCGCACCGCTACCGGGGCATCGTGCTCGTCATCCTCGCCCCGCTCGCGCTCGTCtctctcgtcctcctcctcatgccACGCTCACCCGCTGGCACCATGGGCAGCGCCCGGGATAGACAG CGAGATCGAGCTCTTCGTCCAGGTACACACTCCCCCGCCCGGTGA